TAGGTTCTTTTTATAAAGGTGTTCACACAGGGAATTTCGGAAAAGTTTCTGCTTTTAGCTTTAATGGAAATAAAATTATTACAACAGGGGGCGGTGGTGCAATCCTGACAAATGATGAGAAGCTTGCAGACTATGCTAAACATCTAACTACTACCGCTAAAGTCCCTCATCAATGGAAGTATGAACACGATGAAATTGGTTTTAATTATAGGATGCCAAATATAAATGCGGCATTAGGGTGTGCACAGATAGAACAATTGGATAGTTTTATTGAAAAAAAGAGACAACTAGTAGATATATACGAGGAAATTTTAAAGGAATACAACGGTATTAAATTATTTAAAGAGAATGAGGCTTCAAAAAGCAATTATTGGTTACAGACACTAATCTTAGAAGATAATGGGTACGATGTAAAGGAGTTGTTGAATCAATTGAATAATTTGGGAATAATGGCTAGACCAGTCTGGTCACCTATACATACCCTAGAGCCCTATAAAAAAAACTTGAAATCTGACTTATCGGTAACTGAGCAATTGCAATTTAATGTAATAAATTTACCTAGTACCCCTTATCTAAAGACTGGAAGGAAATGAACTCAAAGCTGGTTTATATAATTAAGAGTAAATAAACGTTATGTTTGGTATTTAGCAAGGAGGCCAAGATGAAGTTTTTTAATTTATTTAATAAAATTTATAATAAAAAATTAATTATATTTGGAGCTGGACTAGTAGGAAAGAATTTAATTGAGGAATACGACTTACCTATTAATTATTTTGTAGACAATGATCAAAATAAATGGGGAAGTAAAATCAATAACACACCTATATACTCACCGGAGAGATTAAAAAGAGAAAATAAAAAAGATGTTGCTATTATTATACTATCCGAAGCATTTGAAGCTATCTCGGAACAATTAGAATCTCTCGGGTTTAACAAAAATGAACATTTTTGGCTTAATCCGGATCATGAAAATATAAACCAACCTATTGTTGATATAAAAAATATAAATAAAAGTCTTTTAGTTACATGCTTTAGTACAAATGGTGGGTTGTTTTTAATTGATCTGAAAGAAAATAATATTACAAAATTAGTTAGTGGTAATTTTAGAGGAATTATTAAGACAGATAACTACCTCTTTGTTGCCGATGAATTTGAAGGGATAATTCAATTTGATGAAAGAATTAATGTTATTGACCACTATAAATACGATGAAGTAATTAATACTCACGGTTTAGCTTTCGATTCAGTTAGAGAAATTTTATATGTTGCTGAAAGTGGAAAAGATAGAATTGGGATTTTTGAAACAAACCCGCTTCGTAGGATAGATGAGATTAGTATTGGTGAATTAGGTGATGGCTCGCATCATATCAATGATTTATGGATTGATGAGAAAAAAATGTATATATCCATGTTTTCAAAGATAGGAAGATGGCGAAAAGGGATTTTTGATAGTGTTGTAGTAGAGTTGGATTTAGATTCAAAATACATAACAAATACTTTAATAGAAGGACTAAAACAACCACATAGTGTAAAATTATTCAATGATAAACTGTATTATTTAGATTCTATGAATTTCAATCTAGGGCTTAACGGTAATACTATTGCAGAATTTAATGGTTTCTTAAGAGGATTGACGTATGACGGGAACTATTTTTATATTGGACAGAGTGAATTAAAATACCTGAATCGAAAGCCAAACAATAAAAATAATGTAAATATTGGTTGTGGTATATATATTTACGATTCAAATGCTGAGATTAGTCGATTTGTAAATGTTCCAGCAACATATATTTATGATATTATTTTATGTTGATACGTTTAAATATGTGGATAAGGGGATTATATGAAAAAAATCGCAATACATCAAAGTCAATATTTACCGTGGGCACCATACTTTAGAAAAGTAGCTCAATCTGACTTATTTGTAATTATGGACGCGGTTCAATTTCAGAAGAACGGAGTTCAAAATCGAAATAAAATAAGAAACAAGCATGAAGATTTTTGGTTAACCATTCCAGTATCAGGAAGTATTAATGATTTAATATTAGAAAAGTCAATTTCAAATCCTTTATGGAAGAAAAAACATTGGAAATCTATTAGAACAGCTTATCAAAAGGCACCTTATTGGTATCAGTATGCCAATAAATTAGAAGCTTTATATTCACAAGATTATAAAAGTCTTTTTGAAGTTAATGATAATGTTTTTAAATTTATTATTAAGGAGTTAGAAATTGATACAGATATTGTTTACTTGTCCGATTTAAATACTCAGATGTCAAAATCCAATTTGGTTTTAGAAATATGCCAAAAACTAGATGCCAATGTATACCTCAGTGGTCATGGCGGAAAAAGCTATTTAAACGAAAGTGATTTTTCAAAACGAGGAATATATATTGAATATCTCACATCTGAAATCCCTAAATACCCCCAACTTTATGAAGGTTTTTCACCTGGTCTTTCCATTATAGATATGATGATGAATGTTGATCTTTCAGTAATAAAGGAATACTTATATAAATGATTAATATTTGTATAAAGAGGAAGGGGCTGGAAAATGATAATGAAAACTAAGGTTTTAGCTTTAACAGGTATACGCTCTGAGTACGATTTATTATTTCCATTATTAAAAGCTCTTGATAAAGATAATCAATTTGATTTAAGAATTGTAGTTTCTGGTGCTCATCTCTCACCATTGCACAATTATTCTATCTCACAGATTGAAAAAGATGGTTTTTATATTGCTGATAAAATAGAAACTTTGTTGTACTCTGATTCATTAATGGGTAAGGTGAAATCATCTGCCGTATTAATGCAATCCCTGCCACAAACCTTAGAGCGAGAAAAACCGGATTTCTTAATTATACTAGGTGATAGAGAAGAGGCAATTATTGGAGCTTTAACTGCAGCTTATATGAACATCCCTGTGATTCATTTGGCTGGTGGGGATAACACTCTACCTAAAGACGGTGATGTCGATGAACAAGTGCGCCATGCCACTACAAAACTAAGTCATGTACACTTAACTATGACGGAAGCTCATTCTGAACGTATTAGAAAATTGGGGGAAGAGAATTGGAGGATTCATACTGTAGGTAGTGGTGGTATTGATAGATTGAGGGCGGAACCTGAAATCTCGGTAAAACAAATGTCAAATTTTTTGGGGAATGGAGTTGAAAACGATTATGTGATTTTAATTTATCATTCTTTACCTTCAAATATAGATGTGATTTCGGATGAACTAAAAATTTGCTTTGAATCCATTATTGAACAAGATTTACATGTTTATGTAGGTTCTCCAAATAGTGATCCTGGCTCACAAAAAATCCTTGAAGTTATTGATGGATATAAACATTACTCCAATGTACATATCTACAATAATTTGCCGCGTACTGAATTCGTAAATTTACTTAGAAATGCTAAATGCTTAATTGGAAATTCATCTTTGGCATTTCATGAAGCTTCCTATTTAGGTTTGCCAGCAATTAATATTGGTGAAAGACAAAGAGGGAGGACAGCGGGTGAGAATGTCAAGTTTGTAAATTCTGGTAAAAAAGAGTTTCAACTGGCTCTCAAAAGAGCAGTACATGATCCGCAATACAGGTATTCTATTAAGAAAGATCGGTTCATTTATGGTGATGGGTATATGGCAGAGAAATCAATAGAAATTTTGAAAAAATTGCCTTCTAAACGTGAATTATTAGCTAAAAGAATAACTTATTAATTGACTTGGAGGGAGAATAAGTGAAGAATATTGTTGTTATTGCTCCTCACCCAGATGATGAAACTCTTGGATGTGGAG
The genomic region above belongs to Virgibacillus doumboii and contains:
- a CDS encoding LegC family aminotransferase, producing the protein MMGEWFKLAEKIKSTYPGKDIVPLHEPVLSGNEKKYVDDCIEAGWVSSVGKYVDRFEENLAEYTGVKRAVAVVNGTAALQVALKIAGVQPHDEVLMPSLTFIATANAVSYCGAKPHFVDVSNKTLGLDPVKLEDYLTDIAILRDNVCINKYTGNIIRAVVPMHTFGHPVELDPLIEVCERFKIVMVEDAAESLGSFYKGVHTGNFGKVSAFSFNGNKIITTGGGGAILTNDEKLADYAKHLTTTAKVPHQWKYEHDEIGFNYRMPNINAALGCAQIEQLDSFIEKKRQLVDIYEEILKEYNGIKLFKENEASKSNYWLQTLILEDNGYDVKELLNQLNNLGIMARPVWSPIHTLEPYKKNLKSDLSVTEQLQFNVINLPSTPYLKTGRK
- a CDS encoding DUF4915 domain-containing protein encodes the protein MKFFNLFNKIYNKKLIIFGAGLVGKNLIEEYDLPINYFVDNDQNKWGSKINNTPIYSPERLKRENKKDVAIIILSEAFEAISEQLESLGFNKNEHFWLNPDHENINQPIVDIKNINKSLLVTCFSTNGGLFLIDLKENNITKLVSGNFRGIIKTDNYLFVADEFEGIIQFDERINVIDHYKYDEVINTHGLAFDSVREILYVAESGKDRIGIFETNPLRRIDEISIGELGDGSHHINDLWIDEKKMYISMFSKIGRWRKGIFDSVVVELDLDSKYITNTLIEGLKQPHSVKLFNDKLYYLDSMNFNLGLNGNTIAEFNGFLRGLTYDGNYFYIGQSELKYLNRKPNNKNNVNIGCGIYIYDSNAEISRFVNVPATYIYDIILC
- a CDS encoding WbqC family protein, whose protein sequence is MKKIAIHQSQYLPWAPYFRKVAQSDLFVIMDAVQFQKNGVQNRNKIRNKHEDFWLTIPVSGSINDLILEKSISNPLWKKKHWKSIRTAYQKAPYWYQYANKLEALYSQDYKSLFEVNDNVFKFIIKELEIDTDIVYLSDLNTQMSKSNLVLEICQKLDANVYLSGHGGKSYLNESDFSKRGIYIEYLTSEIPKYPQLYEGFSPGLSIIDMMMNVDLSVIKEYLYK
- the neuC gene encoding UDP-N-acetylglucosamine 2-epimerase; its protein translation is MIMKTKVLALTGIRSEYDLLFPLLKALDKDNQFDLRIVVSGAHLSPLHNYSISQIEKDGFYIADKIETLLYSDSLMGKVKSSAVLMQSLPQTLEREKPDFLIILGDREEAIIGALTAAYMNIPVIHLAGGDNTLPKDGDVDEQVRHATTKLSHVHLTMTEAHSERIRKLGEENWRIHTVGSGGIDRLRAEPEISVKQMSNFLGNGVENDYVILIYHSLPSNIDVISDELKICFESIIEQDLHVYVGSPNSDPGSQKILEVIDGYKHYSNVHIYNNLPRTEFVNLLRNAKCLIGNSSLAFHEASYLGLPAINIGERQRGRTAGENVKFVNSGKKEFQLALKRAVHDPQYRYSIKKDRFIYGDGYMAEKSIEILKKLPSKRELLAKRITY